Proteins co-encoded in one Gossypium arboreum isolate Shixiya-1 chromosome 11, ASM2569848v2, whole genome shotgun sequence genomic window:
- the LOC108462920 gene encoding 14 kDa proline-rich protein DC2.15-like, with the protein MASKKLDSMAFFLALNILFFSLVSACGSCSSPTPKPRPNPNPNTPTPTPSARGRCPRDALKLGVCANVLNLVNVTVGSPPVMPCCSLLNGLVDLEAAACLCTAIRANILGINLNIPVSLSLLLNVCSRNVPTGFQC; encoded by the coding sequence ATGGCTTCAAAAAAATTAGATTCCATGGCCTTCTTTTTGGCACTCAACATTCTCTTCTTTTCCCTAGTCAGTGCTTGTGGCTCTTGCTCTTCACCCACCCCTAAACCAAGGCCAAACCCAAACCCCAACACCCCCACCCCTACTCCATCCGCACGAGGCAGGTGCCCTAGAGATGCCCTCAAATTAGGTGTATGTGCCAATGTGCTTAACTTAGTCAATGTCACCGTTGGTTCACCTCCAGTGATGCCATGCTGTTCCCTTCTCAATGGCCTTGTCGACCTCGAAGCTGCTGCTTGCCTTTGTACTGCTATCAGAGCTAACATCTTAGGCATCAACCTTAACATCCCAGTTTCTCTTAGCTTGCTCCTCAACGTTTGTTCAAGGAATGTTCCAACTGGCTTCCAATGCTAA
- the LOC108463181 gene encoding oxysterol-binding protein-related protein 2A-like: protein MHGDKEDCDSGYPQIKKRKKLPDPVLRENGVSLWSLIKDNVGKDLTRVCLPVYFNEPISSLQKCFEDLEYSDLLDRAYKYGKEGNSLQRILNVAAFAVSGYSSSEGRHCKPFNPLLGETFEADYPEKGVRFFSEVSHHPTLIAFHCEGKGWKFWGDSNLRSKFSGRSIQLDPDGVLTLEFDDGETFQWSKVTTNIYNLILGQVYCDHHGLMQIRGNSQYSCKLKFKEQSLIERNPHQVHGFVEDHSGKKVATLFGKWDDSMYYVNGEVKRSGKPKVCCPSEATLLWKRNEPAPNPTRYNLTSFAITLNEITPGLQEKLPPTDSRLRPDQRHLESGEFDRANSEKQRLERRQRMSRKLQESGWKPRWFRKDGNGSYHYVGGYWEAREQANWDGCPDIFGEFNEETVDSSG, encoded by the exons ATGCATGGTGATAAAGAAGATTGTGATTCCGGATATCCTCAAATCAAAAAGCGAAAAAAGCTTCCCGATCCAGTTCTAAGAGAGAATGGGGTTAGCCTTTGGTCTCTGATCAAAGACAATGTGGGAAAGGATCTCACACGAGTTTGTCTCCCTGTTTACTTCAATGAGCCAATATCATCCCTTCAGAAATGTTTCGAGGACCTAGAATATTCGGATCTTTTGGACAGAGCATACAAGTATGGAAAAGAA GGGAACAGCCTCCAACGGATTCTTAATGTTGCTGCATTTGCTGTTTCTGGGTATTCTTCTTCTGAAGGCCGGCATTGTAAGCCTTTCAATCCTTTACTAGGAGAAACTTTTGAAGCGGACTATCCTGAAAAAGGAGTTCGTTTCTTCTCTGAG GTTAGTCACCATCCAACCCTTATTGCATTTCATTGTGAAGGCAAAGGGTGGAAATTCTGGGGTGACAGTAACCTCCGCTCGAAGTTTTCTGGGCGTTCAATTCAGCTTGACCCTGATGGCGTTCTGACCCTGGAGTTTGATGATGGTGAAACATTTCAGTGGAGCAAG GTAACTACTAATATTTATAATCTCATCCTTGGTCAAGTATATTGTGATCACCATGGATTGATGCAAATTCGTGGGAACAGCCAATATTCATGCAAACTCAAATTCAAAGAGCAATCTCTTATTGAGCGGAACCCTCACCAG GTCCATGGATTTGTTGAAGACCATTCAGGTAAAAAGGTTGCTACATTATTTGGCAAATGGGATGACAGCATGTATTATGTCAATGGTGAGGTGAAGAGGAGTGGCAAGCCAAAGGTCTGCTGTCCTTCAGAGGCCACCTTGCTATGGAAAAGGAATGAGCCAGCTCCTAATCCGACTCGCTACAACTTAACATCATTTGCGATCACACTAAATGAGATAACACCTGGGTTGCAG GAGAAGCTCCCACCTACAGATTCTAGGCTTCGACCAGACCAACGTCATTTAGAGAGCGGGGAATTTGATAGAGCAAATTCAGAGAAACAACGGTTGGAAAGGAGGCAAAGAATG TCGAGAAAACTACAAGAAAGTGGCTGGAAACCTAGATGGTTCCGGAAAGATGGTAATGGAAGCTACCACTATGTGGGCGGATATTGGGAAGCAAGAGAGCAGGCGAACTGGGATGGATGCCCAGATATATTTGGTGAATTCAACGAAGAAACTGTTGATTCCTCTGGATGA
- the LOC108463967 gene encoding beta-ketoacyl-[acyl-carrier-protein] synthase III, chloroplastic-like, producing MAKASGFFTPSLRTKIQPSIGVSRSGFCLSEGIFKRVVCSSSIESAGTHVSSSQSRIPKLVNKGCKLVGCGSAVPSLSVSNDDLAKIVDTSDEWISVRTGIRNRRVISGKENLRNLAVEAAKKALKMANVEPDDLDLILLCTSTPEDIFGDAPKVQRELGCTKSQLAHDITAACSGFVLGLFSASCYIKGGGFRNVLVIGADVMSRFVDWTNRGTCILFGDAAGAVVLQACDAEEDGLLSFDLHSDGEGARHLGAPINDNENGSVLEFPPNRSSYACVQMNGKEVFRFAVRCVPQSIESALEKAGLTTSNIDWLLLHQANQRIIDAVATCLEFPPEKVISNLANYGNTSAASIPLALDEAVRSGKVKPGHAIAAAGFGAGLTWGSAVIRWG from the exons ATGGCCAAGGCATCGGGTTTTTTCACACCGAGCCTGAGGACAAAGATTCAACCTTCAATAGGCGTTTCGCGATCTGGGTTTTGCTTATCCGAAGGAATCTTTAAGAGGGTAGTGTGCTCGAGTAGTATTGAAAGTGCAGGGACGCATGTGTCCTCTTCTCAATCTCGAATACCCAA GCTTGTCAATAAAGGCTGCAAGCTAGTTGGTTGCGGATCAGCGGTGCCATCTCTTTCAGTCTCCAATGATGATCTTGCAAAAATAGTTGATACTTCTGATGAATGGATATCTGTCCGCACTGGAATACGAAACCGTCGGGTTATTTCAG GAAAGGAAAATTTAAGAAACCTAGCGGTTGAAGCGGCAAAGAAAGCTCTTAAAATGGCAAATGTTGAACCTGATGATCTTGACCTAATCTTGTTGTGCACATCTACTCCCGAAGATATTTTTGGTGATGCTCCAAAG GTCCAAAGAGAGCTTGGCTGCACAAAATCTCAACTAGCTCATGATATTACTGCTGCATGTAGCGGATTTGTGCTGGGTCTCTTCTCAGCTTCTTGCTACATTAAGG GAGGTGGTTTCCGTAATGTTTTAGTAATCGGAGCTGATGTTATGTCTCGATTTGTTGATTGGACCAATAGAGGAACATGCATTCTCTTTGGAGATGCTGCTGGTGCTGTTGTACTTCAG GCCTGTGATGCTGAGGAAGACGGTTTATTAAGCTTTGATTTGCATAGTGATGGTGAGGGTGCAAG ACATCTCGGTGCCCCCATAAACGACAATGAAAATGGGTCAGTGTTAGAGTTTCCTCCAAATAGGTCCTCTTATGCTTGTGTACAGATGAATGGCAAAGAAGTTTTTCGCTTTGCTGTCAGATGTGTGCCGCAATCAATTGAGTCTGCCTTGGAAAAAGCTGGTCTCACTACATCTAATATTGACTGGTTATTGCTCCATCAG GCAAACCAGAGGATTATTGATGCAGTCGCAACATGTTTAGAATTCCCACCAGAAAAGGTCATATCGAATCTGGCAAATTACGGCAACACAAGCGCAGCATCCATTCCTTTGGCATTGGATGAAGCTGTTCGAAGTGGAAAGGTGAAGCCAGGCCATGCAATCGCGGCTGCAGGTTTCGGTGCAGGTCTAACTTGGGGTTCTGCTGTTATTAGATGGGGCTGA
- the LOC108463969 gene encoding vesicle-associated protein 1-2-like, with the protein MSTADLLSIEPLELKFPFELRKQISCALQLSNKTDNYVAFKVKTTNPKKYCVRPNTGVVLPRSTCDVVVTMQAQKEAPPDMQCRDKFLLQSVKVNDGASAKDITAEMFNKEAGHVVEECKLKVVYVSPPQPPSPVREGSEEGSPPRVSASDNGHANAAEFAAAAKQFSEGLEAQDKSFEARALITKLTAEKNSAIQQNNKLRQELELLKRQSSKSGGGVSFMVFILIGLIGIIMGYIMKK; encoded by the exons ATGAGTACGGCCGACCTTCTCAGCATCGAGCCTTTAGAGCTCAAGTTTCCTT TTGAACTGAGGAAGCAGATCTCGTGTGCTCTTCAATTGTCGAATAAAACTGATAATTATGTAGCTTTCAAG GTGAAAACGACAAATCCAAAGAAGTACTGCGTTCGTCCCAATACGGGGGTCGTTTTGCCTCGATCCACATGCGATGTTGTTG TTACCATGCAAGCGCAAAAAGAGGCTCCTCCTGATATGCAATGCAGGGACAAATTCCTCCTTCAAAGTGTAAAGGTAAATGATGGTGCATCCGCAAAGGATATAACTGCAGAAATG TTCAACAAGGAAGCTGGGCATGTGGTTGAGGAGTGCAAATTGAAAGTGGTTTATGTTTCTCCACCTCAACCACCTTCACCTGTACGTGAAGGTTCAGAAGAAGGGTCCCCACCAAGAGTTTCTGCTTCTGACAATGGGCATGCAAATGCTGCTGAGTTTGCTGCA GCTGCAAAACAATTCTCTGAGGGGCTTGAAGCTCAGGATAAATCTTTTGAG GCAAGAGCTCTTATAACAAAGCTGACTGCAGAAAAAAATAGTGCAATTCAACAAAATAACAAGCTTCGCCAAGAACTG GAACTCTTGAAGCGTCAAAGCAGCAAAAGTGGCGGTGGCGTGTCATTCATGGTTTTCATCCTCATCGGCTTGATCGGTATAATTATGGGATATATCATGAAAAAATAG
- the LOC108463080 gene encoding putative pentatricopeptide repeat-containing protein At5g47460, giving the protein MRRTLLGRVQNYQLKQQQRSYNLLSNHLISTNIVSQSNNIYNQVRKESFEPWLNLISILANGGTDMDLALYEASKMLHSGIKPNDYSLVHLVRISTDLGYVSYCQQLHCYVLKSGFASNAFVSNALMRFYRRIDLLCEADKLFVEIPQPSVISWNSMISGYVQTGKFRKALGLFLELHRSEVCCNEYSFTSALAACGQLGFLQLGKSIHSKVLKFGFECAVVVGNCLIDTYGKCGAVGDAILVFNTMIDNDIISWNSVLAACARNGNLEQAFSVWGEMPIRDTISYNELISGIAQFGNIDDAIDLLSNMPNPNSSTWTSIMTGYVNRNRPREALRFFNEMHSNDVQMDEFSFSIILSGIASLSALTWGILTHCCTIKRGLDTSVVVGSALIDMYSKCGQIKNAESMFQSLPKKNLVTWNAMISGYAHNGDSTKAIQLFEQLKTKRDLNPDWVTFLNVLAGCSQNETPLQQVYQYFESMINDYGIQPTVEHCCCLIRLMGQRGETWRAGKLIYELGFGPCAVVWKALLGACGVCTDMKVAMIAAAKVIELEGYNDYVYVMMSNIFAYYHKWGQMSVMRKLMREQRVIKEAACSWIEMENVKQ; this is encoded by the coding sequence ATGCGAAGAACACTCTTGGGGAGAGTCCAAAACTACCAGCTTAAACAACAGCAGCGATCATATAATCTCCTATCAAATCACCTTATTAGCACCAATATCGTCTCTCAAAGCAACAATATTTACAACCAAGTTCGAAAAGAAAGCTTTGAACCATGGCTCAACCTCATTTCAATCCTTGCTAACGGAGGCACTGACATGGACCTTGCGTTATACGAGGCTTCAAAGATGCTCCACTCCGGTATTAAACCAAATGACTACTCCCTAGTGCACCTGGTTCGAATCTCAACTGATCTGGGTTATGTCTCTTACTGCCAACAGCTTCATTGCTACGTTTTGAAATCTGGGTTTGCCTCCAATGcgtttgtttctaatgctttGATGAGATTTTATCGGCGAATTGACTTGTTGTGTGAGGCGGATAAGCTGTTTGTTGAAATTCCTCAACCGAGTGTTATTTCTTGGAACTCTATGATTTCTGGGTATGTTCAAACCGGGAAGTTCCGAAAAGCTTTGGGTTTGTTTCTTGAGCTTCATAGGTCTGAAGTTTGCTGCAATGAGTACTCATTTACATCGGCTTTGGCTGCTTGTGGTCAGCTGGGGTTTTTGCAATTAGGCAAGTCAATTCACTCCAAAGTTTTGAAATTTGGCTTTGAATGTGCTGTTGTTGTTGGGAATTGTTTGATTGATACGTACGGAAAATGTGGGGCTGTGGGCGATGCCATTTTGGTTTTTAATACTATGATTGATAATGATATTATTTCATGGAATTCAGTTTTAGCAGCCTGTGCTAGAAATGGAAACCTTGAACAAGCCTTCAGTGTATGGGGCGAAATGCCTATCCGTGATACTATATCTTACAATGAATTGATTAGTGGGATTGCTCAGTTTGGCAACATAGATGATGCAATCGATCTTTTATCTAATATGCCGAACCCGAATTCATCTACATGGACTTCGATTATGACAGGATATGTTAATCGAAATCGACCGCGGGAGGCTCTTCGGTTTTTCAATGAAATGCACTCCAATGATGTTCAAATGGATGAGTTCTCATTTTCAATAATTCTAAGTGGAATTGCAAGTCTCTCAGCTTTAACATGGGGAATTTTGACCCATTGTTGTACAATAAAGCGTGGCTTGGATACATCTGTTGTTGTGGGAAGTGCTCTCATTGACATGTACTCCAAATGTGGGCAGATTAAGAACGCTGAGTCTATGTTTCAGTCTTTACCTAAAAAGAATTTAGTGACCTGGAATGCCATGATCTCTGGTTATGCTCACAATGGTGATTCAACGAAAGCAATCCAGCTTTTCGAACAGCTAAAAACCAAAAGGGACTTGAACCCTGACTGGGTCACATTTCTTAATGTGTTAGCTGGATGTTCTCAAAATGAAACACCGCTTCAACAGGTGTATCAGTACTTTGAGTCGATGATCAATGATTATGGGATTCAGCCTACCGTTGAGCATTGCTGTTGTTTGATTCGGCTGATGGGTCAACGAGGAGAGACCTGGAGAGCTGGAAAGCTGATTTATGAACTTGGTTTCGGACCTTGTGCTGTTGTTTGGAAGGCTTTGCTCGGTGCTTGTGGAGTTTGTACCGATATGAAGGTCGCAATGATTGCAGCCGCAAAGGTAATTGAATTGGAAGGTTACAATGATTATGTTTATGTAATGATGTCTAACATTTTTGCCTACTATCACAAATGGGGGCAAATGAGTGTAATGCGAAAGCTTATGAGAGAACAAAGAGTGATTAAAGAAGCTGCTTGTAGTTGGATTGAAATGGAAAATGTCAAGCAATAA
- the LOC108462160 gene encoding metalloendoproteinase 4-MMP-like encodes MFLLLRYCSFFFFVFLCFYPRSCFPARITPEQITVITTDDTHKSTWFNFTRFKGADKDSHVINGMSELKKYFQRFGYLSIPDGQDGNFTDVYDTQFESAVILYQQKLGLRVTGKLDSDTISTIMSPRCGDTDTAPGMIHATKHFTYFDGRPRWNTKSGSDMPMTLTYAFSTSDMINYISLSEIRTVFNSSFTRWASVIPVNFTETEDYESADIRIGFFGRDHGDGEPFDGVLGVLAHAFSPENGRLHFDEAETWAVDFDKVKSKAAVDLESVATHEIGHILGLGHSSVKDAVMYPSLSPRSRKVDLKLDDVKGVQALYGSNPNFKFSSLWESEISSNKGNGLVCRSSKWTFALVVLVFFIL; translated from the coding sequence ATGTTTCTGTTGTTACGTTACTGttccttcttcttctttgttttccTCTGTTTTTACCCGCGTTCTTGTTTCCCAGCCAGAATCACACCCGAACAAATAACTGTCATAACTACCGATGATACTCACAAGTCCACGTGGTTTAATTTCACTCGTTTTAAAGGCGCCGATAAGGACAGCCACGTCATCAACGGCATGTCGGAGCTCAAGAAGTACTTCCAACGTTTCGGGTACTTGTCCATCCCCGACGGCCAAGACGGCAACTTCACCGACGTTTACGACACTCAATTCGAATCCGCCGTCATTTTATACCAACAAAAGCTCGGGTTACGGGTCACCGGAAAACTCGATTCAGACACGATATCGACGATCATGTCGCCGAGGTGCGGTGACACTGATACCGCTCCGGGGATGATCCATGCAACGAAACACTTTACTTATTTTGATGGAAGGCCGAGATGGAACACCAAGTCGGGTTCGGATATGCCTATGACATTAACATACGCTTTTTCTACTTCAGACATGATTAATTACATAAGCTTATCGGAAATTAGAACAGTTTTTAATAGTTCGTTTACAAGATGGGCTTCGGTGATTCCAGTAAACTTTACGGAAACAGAAGACTATGAATCGGCCGATATCCGAATCGGGTTTTTCGGCAGAGATCACGGAGACGGGGAACCGTTCGACGGGGTTTTAGGTGTTTTAGCTCACGCGTTTTCGCCGGAGAACGGAAGGCTTCACTTCGATGAAGCTGAAACGTGGGCCGTCGATTTCGATAAAGTGAAATCAAAGGCGGCTGTTGATTTGGAATCGGTGGCGACGCACGAGATTGGTCATATACTTGGGTTGGGTCATAGTTCGGTGAAGGACGCCGTCATGTATCCAAGCTTGAGTCCTCGGAGCAGAAAAGTAGACCTCAAACTTGATGATGTAAAAGGTGTCCAAGCTTTGTATGGGTCAAACCCTAACTTCAAGTTCAGCTCTTTGTGGGAATCTGAAATTTCTTCTAACAAAGGAAATGGTCTCGTTTGTAGATCATCAAAATGGACTTTTGCTTTGGTAGTGCTAGTGTTTTTTATTCTTTAG